A region of the Leptospira inadai serovar Lyme str. 10 genome:
ACTTTATTTGCGATCGCAGCATTCAAAACGTTTTCGGTACCTATCACATTTGTCTTAATCGCTTCCATAGGATAGAATTCGCATGAGGGCACTTGCTTTAAGGCTGCAGCGTGAAAAATATAATCAACACCGATAGTAGCTTGAAAAATACTATCATAGTCCCGAACGTCACCGATATAAAACTTAACTTTTTCATTAGATAATGAAATTCGCATATCTTCTTGTTTTTTTTCATCTCGACTAAAAACGCGAATTTCCCGAACGTTTGTATTTAAAAATCTTTTTAAAACTGTGTTTCCAAACGAACCAGTTCCACCGGTAATCATCAATACTTTGTCATCAAACACGATCTAAATCCAAATATTTTTCGTTATAAGCTCTCATTCTCTGAACTAATATATCCCAACTTGCAGGCAGGAACGAAGTTACGTTTCTAAACCTGCTGGAATCCAATGAACGATCTACTACTACTACATCGTTCGCAACTATCTCGATAGTCTTATTGTACGTTTTTTTAATTAAGTTTAACAATTCAAATTTAGAAATCGGCTCTGCAGAAAGATGATATAGTCCATGCAACTGAAGGTTCGGAATAATTTTAGTCTTAATTACTTCTGCAATCTCGGAAGCTGGCAACCCTGAAAAAATAGCCTTAGTAAACCCGTTAACCGTACCTGACTGCGATAAGAACCAATTTACAAGAGAATAATTTGAATTCAATTCGTGGCCGATGATCGATGTTCTCAAAGTCAAAACATGCCGCTCGCTAACAACTTCACCAATCTCCTTAGATTTACCGTAGAGATCTTCAGCATCAGGAATGTCAGACTCATTATACATCCCTTTTCGTCCCGCAAAAACACAATCGGTACTAATTAAAATTAATCTGGTTCCGTTTAATTTGCATATATTAGAAAGTCTATGAGGCAACAACGAATTAATCGGCAGAACTGAAAGAGTATCCTTTGCAAGTCCATGCTGTTTGATAATTCCGATGCAGTTAATAACGATATCGGGTTTTATTTGGTAGAATACCTTAATAAGATCATCGCTATTTAAAACATCAATATTAGATAAAATACACTTCTTTTCTAAGGAGGAAAAAAATCTAAGATTCTCGAAACTTCTGTTGGTCCCAAAAACGGCCCAATTTGAATTTTCCGAAAGAACTCGAAATATGGCACTCCCGAGCATTCCGGAAACACCTAACACTAATATCTTTACGGGAGAATCCATCATCATTCGTTTATAATTTATTTCGATAAACGTCTTTTTTCCCGAAACCGCTCGGCTTTACCCGACGGATAAAATTTCGAATCCGATTATCTACCTTTGCATAAATTCTTCTAAACGGCTGCTCCGGTCTTGCATTAAAACTAGTAACGTTAAAATAATCCCGACCGATAGGAGATAATTCGGAAAAAAAATAATTCGAAACACAGACTCGATTCTCGTCGACCGTAACCGGGCTAACGGAATGCCAAGACCAGGGATTCGTTTCCATTAAAACCAGGCGATTAAAATCGCTTATAATCGTGACTTTCTTTCGCACTTGCCTATCCCAAAGTTCGAGATTTCCCCCTTTTTCCAATGACCAATCCGGATTCACATAATAAAGTAGATTAAGAGTTCTATATAGAGAGCGACTCATCTCATGCGAATTATCGATATGCGGATTAAGAAAATTTCCCCTCTCCATAAGACTCAAACCGCCGGCGTATAATGTAGGATCCGGTTTTTGTTGCTTGATACCTGTTATTTCTTCCACGACGCGAATGACAGAGTCATGCTGGATAGCAAAAGTTATTTCCTTTAACAGGGGAGAAAATCGCTCAAAACTCTTGGATGTAAATTTCCTTTCACGGAAACTATTCATCAATCGCATCTCTTCTCTTTTCGGAAAAACCGAATGAATTTCCTCAGCTATCTTCCTAGGCAAGAGGTCATCGATATAACAATAGCGGACTCCAACTTCCTTAATAGAGGATTTAAACATCTCCCCAAGCTCATCTTTTTTTTCTTTTAATCTTAAGCTTATAATTTCAACAAGTTCTTTCTCTTTCATATCAACCTTCGTTTTGATACGTATTCACTTCCGCTTTAAAAAAATCGAAAGTAAGTTTTGCATTTCTATTCCAGGAATATTCATGCGCTTTTCTAAAGGCATCTTTCGAAAATTTCTCCCGTATTTCTTTTGAATCTATCATCTTTTTTAACTTTTCCGAAATGTCGTCTACGTCGAGCGGGTTGCAATATAAACCGGCATCGCCCATTACTTCCGGCATGGGGCCGAACTCAGAAGAAACGATCGGCAAGGAGGCTGCCATCGCTTCGATTAAAATATTCGGTAAATTTTCGCAAGTGGATGCGAAAACGAAAAGATCCGAATTTTTATAATATTCAGAAATAGTATCGTAAGGAACATCAGTGTGTAAAAAAACAAACTCAGATCTAGGATCGAATTTTTGAATTGATGCAAAAAGCTTTTTCTTTGCATTTTTCTCGGTTAGACCTCCTACTAAATCAAGCCTGAGAGAATATCCCTGTTTTCTCAAATTAGAGACCGCTTCAATTACATTCCATTGATGTTTGTATTCTCCGATAAAGGAAACATAGAGCAATTTTATCGGAGTCTTTTCGTTTTTTAAAAATAATTGTTGTTCTTTAGGTGGGGAGAAGAAGCGCTCGTGAATTCCGTGACTCACTATGATATTCTTTTTATTCTGTATCGAAAGTTTTGTAAGAATCGTATCTTTCGCATAATTAGTGAGAAAGATAATTCCTTGAGATTTACGAAACGTTAATCCTTGAAAAAAATAAAGTAACATCAATCGCAAAGCTTGAAAAGAAAATCCGTAACGCATGAGCTCCTTCCATTCAAAAGGAAGAAGATTTTGGCTCATCGTAACGAATGGGCGAAAATCACCGGAAAACGAGCTCCCAGGAATGAATAAAATAGAGCATCCCTTTTTGCGCGCGATGTCGGATAGTTCGTATTTTTGCCAATACCATCTCTTCAATCGCCCTCGATCCACGTTCGGAACGATAACTTTTTCGAGCCAGGTCATATTCGGAATCTGATCCAGCGTTTTCTGGCTAGCCCATATGAACACTTTCCGAAAAGATGATTCCTCCGGTTTTGCGTTGGCTAGTAATTCCTTTATATGAGTCACTCCTCCTCCGCTTTTAATATTCGATGCGTCGATGCCGAGAATCATAAAATTTTAATATCCAATAAATTCGCCCGCCAACTCGTATCTTTGACCATTAATACCAAGTTTGAATTCGGCGATTCCTGGGGTGTTTTCCTCGTCAATTCCACCCAAATCTAACCAACTGAATCCACGATTTTTCAGTTCTATCATAGCGTTCCAGAGTAAAAATTGATTAGCCTTCAATTTTCTACCAATCTCGCCGTTCCATCCGATCAAATACATTGCAGTACGATTCGATAAGGAAAGGCAAATACAGGCCACTCTATTAGAATCATATTTTGCTATCAACACCAAGGGCATCTCACATTCCGGCAACGTCTCTCTCATTTTTTTTAACAGTGAAATAGGGATACCTGAAAAATTTTTCGTACTCATAAGTTCAAAATAACGATCTACCATCCAGTCGAATTTTTCATCGTCTGAACCTATTTCTAAAGTAAGCCCGGTCTTCTCGGCCGAACTTAGCATGTTTCTCCATTTACTATCCAGCTTTTGACGTAATACATTAACATCTAGCGATAAGTCAATGTACGAGGACGACCAGGGAAATGAATCCATGGATTGGAACCCGAGTTGATTTAAAAGAAGAATATTTTCCCCGTTTGAATCTAACTCCGGATTTAGAAAAAGAACGTTCCCTTTCGAGATAGATCCGAATCGATGACGAAGAAAATATAAGACCGACTGTCTCTCATTTGAGGTTGTTTCCTTGAAAAAAAGAGGGCCTCTGTTTATTCTATGAATCTTAAACAACCTGAAAAAAGTCTTAGTTAAGATCTGTAAAACACCAATTTTTTTTTCACCTATCTTAATCAGAAATCGAGTAACTTTCCAACCTTCGCACTTGACTTTTGCCTCTCCATATGCCCAAGATTGGAGCAAGATCGAATGTTCCGCTTCTCCAAGAAGAGTATTCCAAGTTTTATCGTTTATCCGTTCGAAGAGCGGATCACTTCGCTTTTCTATTCTAATATTTGAATATGCTTTACAAATCCGATTCTCAGGAAGAGACTGATGAACCGCCAAATATAATCGAGTGTTCCTAAAATACAAAGCTTCTTGATGAATATGGTAATTTTGTAATACTTCAGGCGGCAAATCCGGCCAAGAGGATACAGGGCGTCCTCCTTTAAACCATTCTACAAAAATTCGGGCTGCCTCTTCTTTAGTTTCTAGTTTATATTCCGCCAAATATGGAGTCCAAGTATCGATAGACTTAACAATTGTCTCTTTGCATAACGTATTCCAGATCTTTTGAAGCCTTATTCTCTTTCTTGAGATATTTCCCAAGCGAGAAATAGCGATAGTTAACAATTTCTTAGAAAGATTCGACATGACCGGAGAAGCAATCGAAGCGATCTCGGCATCCTCGAAGAAATTCGGAATTTTCCTCGAGTATCTTCTCAGACCTATCTTTTGTAATATACGCTTAAATAGCCATTTCCAGGAAAGACTTCTTGTATCGGATTTATCTTGGAAAAATTTGAGACAAAGCTGGGGGAAGATTTGAGCTTCACCTTGATTAAATGACAATTTAGAAGGCCCATTCTCACGAATCAGCAAGAGACCTCCGTCGGGAATCGCCAAATGTTTATGAGGGCTATATAAAATAAAATCTCCGCGCTCTCCGACTCCTTTTATAGGCCTTAGCACATGCGCAGCGTCTTCCACTAATAAAGCGTTCCTCGTGGTGCAAAATTCGGAAGCTAGAACGACATCATGCGGTTTTCCGAAATAATGAACAATAACGAATATATCTAAATCATATTCTTTTACTAACTCTCGGCACGCTCGGTAGTCCGGCTCGCGAATTTCAGTGATCGGGTAAAATACTAATCTAGCACCTGTTAAACGTAACTGTTGGAGAGACGAGTTACAGAAAAAATCGGGCAACCAAACAACTATATCATCCTTCTTCCGAATATGTTTCGCCCATAGTGCGATCGATGCTAACGACCAAGCCGATCTTGAAAACCAGATCGATCGATCATTGCTTCTTGCCCAAGAGCTACCCAAATCGACGTCGGATCGGCGTGCAGTAATTACGGCCTTAGCTAAATCCCTCCAATCCGGCAAAGGAGCGAGAGTAAATTTCATTGGTTTACCCAACTTTCATATATTCGGAGACTCTTTCTGTAAAGAATGTCCGCTCCACCTTCCAATAATGCACCGACGAGAGAAAAGGAATCTTCCGGAGAAACGGCATCTCTGCGTATGGCCCAAGGATGAGCGCCAATATTATTTCCACGCAATCCAGTATAGATATACGGATACGTTGTTTTAGCGATCTTTAATGCAGATTCGCTAAAACTATCTAAATCTCCGAATGTATAAGCAAAATGTTTGATCGTAATATTTAGCTTATCTTGCAAAATTTCCTTAGATGTGACGATCTCATTATACAAAGATCTCTCGTCCGATATTTTGGAAAGTCTTGCGTGGTTTCTTGTATGAGAACCGATTGTGTGTCCGGTTTCGATTAAATACCTTAGATCATCCCAATTCATCGGTCCCCAGGAGTCGGGTATTTGTTCGAGACTTCGATCAGGATATATATTTTTAGCAATAAATTCTTTCCGATATTTCGAGCCCTGAACATCAACAAAATCCGACACGATGAAGAACAAAGCTTTGATACCGAGCGGATTTAGGATTTGCTCCGCAACATTACGATTAGATATAAAACCGTCGTCAAAAGTCAGTAATAGGTTTTTTCCCTGAATCGAAATTTTTCCCGAAACCATTTCGGAAAAAACTTCAGGAGAAATAAAGCGAAACGTTTTAGATAGTTCCTTAATTTGGAATCGCGCCTTTTCCAATTCCTCCGATGCGATATCGTGATAGAGCAAAACTCGCAATTCGGATCTCGACTTGAGCTTGATAAATTTAGCAATCGAATTAGCTGATTTTAAAGGAAGATAAGATGCCGCAAGTATTTGATGGAGGAAAGACATAAATTTCAAATGCTATAATATGATTCGAGAATGGAGAATTATAACGAATCGTCAGCTCGCTTTTCCCAAAAGCTTGAAAACGAATTTCAATAAGCGAGAGGGAAAAAAAGTTAGTAATAATATAATTTTGCCTTTAAAAACAGAATTATCTTCCATAATTTTCTTCCTGGCCTTTCTCGCCTCGCCAATTAGAAGCAGATGGATAGCTTCCTCGCGTGCCAATCCGGAATTCAATATTCTAATCTCCTCCTTATATTTAACGGAAAACTCGGGATCTTTTTCTTCATAAGCCTCAAGCATTAATTTTGTTTCCTTCCAAAAGAGTTCCGTCTTTTGCCAGGTCCAACTTCCGGAATGAATTCTCCATTTCGCCAAAACTTCGTTTACCGTAGCCAATTTTCCGGTCATGGCGATCCTTCGAAAAAGATCGGCTTCTTCTATCATATTGAATCGCTCGTCGAACCAGTAACTTAAACGATCTAAAGCTGATCGCCTTATAACGATCGTTTCCATCGAGAGAAAATAGTTTGATAATAATTTGGAAAAACAATGCCCAGTGTAAAATCTAGTTTTTGAGAAAAGCCTTTTCTCATAACCGCTATCGTTAAAAAAGAGCGAATCGCAAAATACTAAATCCACTTCCGAGTCCTGAAAAAGTGGGACTTGCTTTTCTAGTTTTAAGGGCATCCACAAGTCGTCACAATCCAAAAACGCAATGAGCTCGCCGCTTGCCTTTTCGATCGCCTTATTTCTAGCTGCTCCGAGCGGAATTGTCTCAGATCCACGATAATATTTTATTTTAAAATCGTAACTTTTGGCAATCTCAGCACTATCGTCAGTGGACGCATTATCCCAAAAAATAATTTCGAAATTCTTATACGATTGCGAGTAAACAGAATCAATCGCTTGACGAAGATAAGTTGCGCTATTATAGCAATTCATGATGACACTAATCAAAGGAGTCGACTTATCATCATTTTCCCGGAGCACTTGCCACCTCGTTTAATAAAGTTTTGCAAACGTATTCAACATCATCCTCTCTCAAATCAGGATGCATAGGTAAAGTCAATAGCTCGGAAAAGACTTTTTCCGTTATCGGAAGTTTGGAAGATTGATTCGATTTAAATAAGGACAGAACATGATTCGGCTGATAGTGAATTCCGGTTTGAATCCCTGCTTCTAACATTTTTTCTTGTAGATTCTTTCGATCATACGATTTTAAAATGCGCACTACGTAAATATGAGGAACGACGGTATTATAATCTCTATTTAAAGGTTTTATAATATCCTTAAAGTTTTCAAATTTAGAATCGTATAGCTTGGCCAGCGTTTGTCTTTTTCCCGAGAGTTCTGGAAACCTTTTTAACTGCTCAATTCCGATAGCGGCCATAATATTACTCATATGGTATCGCCACCCTGGAGCGGTAACGTCAAACTCCCAACTTCTTTGTCCGGAATATCTCTTTTCCGTGTCGCGCTCCACTCCAAGAAGACGTGCATCCCTAATTCTCTCAAGAATCCTGGAATCGGTTGCCACAATGCAACCACCTTCTCCACTAGTTATGTTCTTAATTCCGTCGAAACTAAAGCAAGCTATATCTCCGAAGGAACCTATCAATTTTTCATTATATGTAGTACCAAATGCATGAGCCGCATCTTCGATTACTCTAAGATTGTATTTGCGAGCCAGCTCATAAATGGAATCTAAGTCACCTACTCCGCCCGAATAATGAACCGGCATAATCGCTTTTGTTTTTTTTGTGATCCTTTTTTCGGCGTCTCTCCAATCCATAATGCATTGTTCTTCATCTATTTCGCATGCAATCGGCCTCGCTCCTGTTGCTAAAATAGCCTGAAAAGAGGCGACGTAAGTAAGGGAGGGGACAAGTATCTCGTCCCCTATGCCTAACCCGCAAGATTGCACCGCTAATTGAAGCGCGGCAGTACCATTGACAACGCAAAGCGCTGGACGATTGAAATATTTCATCAAGAGCATTTCAAACTCTTGAACATCCTTACCCATTCCGAGATATTCACGATCCAGCACGCCGAGAACAGCCTGCTTTTCCGCCGGACCGAGACAAGATTTCGAAAGTCGAATGAGTTTAGCAGGAGTTCGTAATGACATATAAGGAAGATTTAATTATGATTCGTGATATTCATTAGAAAATTCCAATTAATACCAGCGATAAGGAATTCTGGGATCGTCCATAGGGATACTTACGCTTTCGGATGGGTCATGAATTTGATTCGCACAATTAATCAAATACGCAGGATTCGCACTGATGCAAGTAAACCCGTACCATATTCCCGGTGAAATATGAATTCTGTAATATGCGTCCGGTCGACCTATTTCTACGATCTGTAGTTCTTTATAACTCGCAGATTCCGGACGATCGTCATAGGTCACTAGCTTAATTCTACCAGTCGGGAGGGCAAGATTTTGTATTTGCTTATCGTGCTTTTTCCAAGCCTTAATAGCTCCTGGAAAAATTTCGGAAACATAACATTCTCCGAATCTAGAATAATCCGAGGAATCCTCCCTTAGGACATGTAATACTGCCCCACGCGGATCTAAAATTTGGGGAATTTCAGTAAAAACTAATCCGTCGATTTTACTACGCACCAAGCTCTTCCTCGTTCTTTGGCGATACTTTCATATTCTTTGATTTGGTTTATAGTTAAGTCGTAGATATTTTGATTTTTTTTATAGTAAGAGCTGTACCAATCTCCTATTAAACGAATTGTTTCTTCGTAAAATAAAGTACATTCCCATTTAAGAAAGAATAAGGCTTTATCACAGTTTAGCTTTAAAAGTCCGGCTTCGTGAAACGGAATATTGTCAGTGATTTTATAAGCTTCTTTAGCATCTTCAAAACCCCAGTACCTACTTAGATCTGCTAACAGCTCCACTACTGTACGATTCTGTTCCGATCGAGGTCCAAAATTAAACGCTTCTCCATGGATCTTTACGTCCTTTGCAAGCCGCTCTCCGAGAGTAAGATAGCCGCTAAGAGGCTCTAAGACATGCTGCCAAGGACGAGTGGCTTTAGGACTCCGAATTTCGACCGGTTTTCCTACGGCCCAAGATTTCATGCAATCTACTACGATTCTGTCGGAAGCCCAGTCTCCTCCTCCGATTACATTTCCCGCTCGACCGACTACGAGACGTACCGAATGATTTTGCTTAAAAAAAGAATGAAAGTAGGATTTAATCACTAATTCTGCAGCGCCTTTAGAGCCGCTGTAGACGTCCTTACCACCTAGCACATCCGTTTCTTTATAGCCCCACACCCATTCTGCGTTATCGTAGCATTTATCGCTAGTTATAAGTACGACATTGCAAGGAAGATCGTAATTTCGAAGAACCTCCAAAAGATTCATTGTTCCGATAACGTTGGTGGTTATAGTTTCCGCTGGATCCGTATAGGATAAGGAAACAATTGCTTGGGCTGCTAAATGAAAAATAAAGTCCGGTTTTTCGTCGGAAATAATATTCCGGAGAGAATCTAAATTTCGAACATCTGTAAGAACATGTTTGATTTTATTTTCTAATCCAAGTACCTCGAACATAGAAGGATGAGTCGGAATATCTTTTGAAACACCAACGACCCTCGCACCTAATTTCAGCAACCAGGCGGTCAACCACGTTCCCTTAAAGCCAGTATGGCCGGTTATTAAAACTTTTTTATCTTCATAAATATTAGAAAACATTTATGCGAAACCTATAGCCAAGCGGCTGTTCCGGATTGAAATAATTGCTGTAAAGTATCCCGATCACGAATCGTATCCATACATTGCCAATAACCCGAATGTTCGAAGGCCATAAGTTGATTATCTTTTGCCAAGTTTTCTAATGGGGATTGCTCCAGCACAGTCGTATCATCTTTTAAATAATCGAAAATTCTATTCTCAAAAACAAAGAAGCCCCCGTTAATCCATCCTTCACCGGTTTGAGGTTTTTCCTTGAATTCTTTAACCGCACCGGCCTCGATTCCCATTCCGCCGAATCGCGCCGGAGGGCGAACGGCAGTAACCGTAGCGATCTTACCGTGCGATTTATGATACTGAATCAAGGAGGAAATATCCAAATTAGAGACCCCATCCCCGTAGGTAAGCATAAACGTACCTTGATTATATAATAAATCCTTTAATCGAAGTAGTCGGCCACCCGTAAGAGTATTCGCGCCTGTATCGATTAAAGATACGGTCCAGTCTTCCGCGGTCGGATTAGAGTATTGGACACTCCCGCTACGCAAATGAACCGTGAGATCGCTCATTCGAGCATGATAATTCAAAAAATAATCCTTAATAACTTCACCCTTATAACCTAAGGCGAGCACGAAGTCAGTCATCCCGAATTTTTCATAGATCTTCATTACATGCCATAAAATCGGCCTTCCGCCGATCTCCACCATAGGTTTCGGCTTTACCGTCGTTTCTTCACTTAAACGGGTTCCGAGCCCGCCACAGAGGATAACTGTCTTCATTTAATACCGCTCGTTAAAATTTCGATATAAGAAAGGATATTCCGAATTTCGGAAAGAAACTCTCATGCTTTTTCCAAAATGTATCTAAGATCCAAAATTAAATTAGTTATGAAATAATTACCGATCAAACCGATCACTTTTTTCTTGTGTTTTCCAGTGACGAGAATTTCGGAAACACCCGGTAAGGAAAAATAAGGACTGAATGGAGCCAAAACGAACGTTTCTTTCATTATGCGAAATCGTGCCTTTGTATAGTAAGGCCTTTCTTGACAATAGGTAGAATCTGGATTCAAAAATTGAAATGTTAGTTCATGAAAGCCGCGTTTATGCGTAGGGTCGGCTGCCGCGCACCAGCTATTATAGTACGGAACGCTAATTGATAATTTACCTTTCGGAGATAATATTCTCCATAGCTCTTCCATAGAAGGAAGAAATTGGTCAAGATGTTCTAACACGTCATACGCTTTGATTTCATCGACACTTTCATTTTTCCAGGGCCAAGGTCGAGAATTTAGATCGTGGACGACGGATATTCCCGGCAATTGTGCGATATCATGGTTAACCCACCCTTCGATAATATCTGAACCCGCTCCTAAATTTAATTTCATTCTTTCCTCTAGGTCGTTAATAATAAATAAAATCGTTCCGCCATCGTCTTTCCGTTAAACGATTGAATATGTGTCTTCGCGAGAGCCGCACGGTCTCGAAATTCTTTGCGATTTCGGACAAATTCGGA
Encoded here:
- a CDS encoding dTDP-4-dehydrorhamnose reductase family protein, coding for MDSPVKILVLGVSGMLGSAIFRVLSENSNWAVFGTNRSFENLRFFSSLEKKCILSNIDVLNSDDLIKVFYQIKPDIVINCIGIIKQHGLAKDTLSVLPINSLLPHRLSNICKLNGTRLILISTDCVFAGRKGMYNESDIPDAEDLYGKSKEIGEVVSERHVLTLRTSIIGHELNSNYSLVNWFLSQSGTVNGFTKAIFSGLPASEIAEVIKTKIIPNLQLHGLYHLSAEPISKFELLNLIKKTYNKTIEIVANDVVVVDRSLDSSRFRNVTSFLPASWDILVQRMRAYNEKYLDLDRV
- a CDS encoding 2OG-Fe(II) oxygenase — its product is MKEKELVEIISLRLKEKKDELGEMFKSSIKEVGVRYCYIDDLLPRKIAEEIHSVFPKREEMRLMNSFRERKFTSKSFERFSPLLKEITFAIQHDSVIRVVEEITGIKQQKPDPTLYAGGLSLMERGNFLNPHIDNSHEMSRSLYRTLNLLYYVNPDWSLEKGGNLELWDRQVRKKVTIISDFNRLVLMETNPWSWHSVSPVTVDENRVCVSNYFFSELSPIGRDYFNVTSFNARPEQPFRRIYAKVDNRIRNFIRRVKPSGFGKKDVYRNKL
- a CDS encoding glycosyltransferase family 4 protein, translating into MILGIDASNIKSGGGVTHIKELLANAKPEESSFRKVFIWASQKTLDQIPNMTWLEKVIVPNVDRGRLKRWYWQKYELSDIARKKGCSILFIPGSSFSGDFRPFVTMSQNLLPFEWKELMRYGFSFQALRLMLLYFFQGLTFRKSQGIIFLTNYAKDTILTKLSIQNKKNIIVSHGIHERFFSPPKEQQLFLKNEKTPIKLLYVSFIGEYKHQWNVIEAVSNLRKQGYSLRLDLVGGLTEKNAKKKLFASIQKFDPRSEFVFLHTDVPYDTISEYYKNSDLFVFASTCENLPNILIEAMAASLPIVSSEFGPMPEVMGDAGLYCNPLDVDDISEKLKKMIDSKEIREKFSKDAFRKAHEYSWNRNAKLTFDFFKAEVNTYQNEG
- a CDS encoding peptidoglycan bridge formation glycyltransferase FemA/FemB family protein; this encodes MKFTLAPLPDWRDLAKAVITARRSDVDLGSSWARSNDRSIWFSRSAWSLASIALWAKHIRKKDDIVVWLPDFFCNSSLQQLRLTGARLVFYPITEIREPDYRACRELVKEYDLDIFVIVHYFGKPHDVVLASEFCTTRNALLVEDAAHVLRPIKGVGERGDFILYSPHKHLAIPDGGLLLIRENGPSKLSFNQGEAQIFPQLCLKFFQDKSDTRSLSWKWLFKRILQKIGLRRYSRKIPNFFEDAEIASIASPVMSNLSKKLLTIAISRLGNISRKRIRLQKIWNTLCKETIVKSIDTWTPYLAEYKLETKEEAARIFVEWFKGGRPVSSWPDLPPEVLQNYHIHQEALYFRNTRLYLAVHQSLPENRICKAYSNIRIEKRSDPLFERINDKTWNTLLGEAEHSILLQSWAYGEAKVKCEGWKVTRFLIKIGEKKIGVLQILTKTFFRLFKIHRINRGPLFFKETTSNERQSVLYFLRHRFGSISKGNVLFLNPELDSNGENILLLNQLGFQSMDSFPWSSSYIDLSLDVNVLRQKLDSKWRNMLSSAEKTGLTLEIGSDDEKFDWMVDRYFELMSTKNFSGIPISLLKKMRETLPECEMPLVLIAKYDSNRVACICLSLSNRTAMYLIGWNGEIGRKLKANQFLLWNAMIELKNRGFSWLDLGGIDEENTPGIAEFKLGINGQRYELAGEFIGY
- a CDS encoding polysaccharide deacetylase family protein, translated to MSFLHQILAASYLPLKSANSIAKFIKLKSRSELRVLLYHDIASEELEKARFQIKELSKTFRFISPEVFSEMVSGKISIQGKNLLLTFDDGFISNRNVAEQILNPLGIKALFFIVSDFVDVQGSKYRKEFIAKNIYPDRSLEQIPDSWGPMNWDDLRYLIETGHTIGSHTRNHARLSKISDERSLYNEIVTSKEILQDKLNITIKHFAYTFGDLDSFSESALKIAKTTYPYIYTGLRGNNIGAHPWAIRRDAVSPEDSFSLVGALLEGGADILYRKSLRIYESWVNQ
- a CDS encoding glycosyltransferase family 2 protein — its product is MLRENDDKSTPLISVIMNCYNSATYLRQAIDSVYSQSYKNFEIIFWDNASTDDSAEIAKSYDFKIKYYRGSETIPLGAARNKAIEKASGELIAFLDCDDLWMPLKLEKQVPLFQDSEVDLVFCDSLFFNDSGYEKRLFSKTRFYTGHCFSKLLSNYFLSMETIVIRRSALDRLSYWFDERFNMIEEADLFRRIAMTGKLATVNEVLAKWRIHSGSWTWQKTELFWKETKLMLEAYEEKDPEFSVKYKEEIRILNSGLAREEAIHLLLIGEARKARKKIMEDNSVFKGKIILLLTFFPSRLLKFVFKLLGKAS
- a CDS encoding DegT/DnrJ/EryC1/StrS family aminotransferase is translated as MSLRTPAKLIRLSKSCLGPAEKQAVLGVLDREYLGMGKDVQEFEMLLMKYFNRPALCVVNGTAALQLAVQSCGLGIGDEILVPSLTYVASFQAILATGARPIACEIDEEQCIMDWRDAEKRITKKTKAIMPVHYSGGVGDLDSIYELARKYNLRVIEDAAHAFGTTYNEKLIGSFGDIACFSFDGIKNITSGEGGCIVATDSRILERIRDARLLGVERDTEKRYSGQRSWEFDVTAPGWRYHMSNIMAAIGIEQLKRFPELSGKRQTLAKLYDSKFENFKDIIKPLNRDYNTVVPHIYVVRILKSYDRKNLQEKMLEAGIQTGIHYQPNHVLSLFKSNQSSKLPITEKVFSELLTLPMHPDLREDDVEYVCKTLLNEVASAPGK
- a CDS encoding dTDP-4-dehydrorhamnose 3,5-epimerase family protein — its product is MRSKIDGLVFTEIPQILDPRGAVLHVLREDSSDYSRFGECYVSEIFPGAIKAWKKHDKQIQNLALPTGRIKLVTYDDRPESASYKELQIVEIGRPDAYYRIHISPGIWYGFTCISANPAYLINCANQIHDPSESVSIPMDDPRIPYRWY
- the rfbG gene encoding CDP-glucose 4,6-dehydratase, with the protein product MFSNIYEDKKVLITGHTGFKGTWLTAWLLKLGARVVGVSKDIPTHPSMFEVLGLENKIKHVLTDVRNLDSLRNIISDEKPDFIFHLAAQAIVSLSYTDPAETITTNVIGTMNLLEVLRNYDLPCNVVLITSDKCYDNAEWVWGYKETDVLGGKDVYSGSKGAAELVIKSYFHSFFKQNHSVRLVVGRAGNVIGGGDWASDRIVVDCMKSWAVGKPVEIRSPKATRPWQHVLEPLSGYLTLGERLAKDVKIHGEAFNFGPRSEQNRTVVELLADLSRYWGFEDAKEAYKITDNIPFHEAGLLKLNCDKALFFLKWECTLFYEETIRLIGDWYSSYYKKNQNIYDLTINQIKEYESIAKERGRAWCVVKSTD
- the rfbF gene encoding glucose-1-phosphate cytidylyltransferase; the protein is MKTVILCGGLGTRLSEETTVKPKPMVEIGGRPILWHVMKIYEKFGMTDFVLALGYKGEVIKDYFLNYHARMSDLTVHLRSGSVQYSNPTAEDWTVSLIDTGANTLTGGRLLRLKDLLYNQGTFMLTYGDGVSNLDISSLIQYHKSHGKIATVTAVRPPARFGGMGIEAGAVKEFKEKPQTGEGWINGGFFVFENRIFDYLKDDTTVLEQSPLENLAKDNQLMAFEHSGYWQCMDTIRDRDTLQQLFQSGTAAWL
- a CDS encoding class I SAM-dependent methyltransferase, translating into MKLNLGAGSDIIEGWVNHDIAQLPGISVVHDLNSRPWPWKNESVDEIKAYDVLEHLDQFLPSMEELWRILSPKGKLSISVPYYNSWCAAADPTHKRGFHELTFQFLNPDSTYCQERPYYTKARFRIMKETFVLAPFSPYFSLPGVSEILVTGKHKKKVIGLIGNYFITNLILDLRYILEKA